A window of Streptomyces subrutilus contains these coding sequences:
- a CDS encoding Tn3 family transposase, protein MRANDPVEQEKDVKFTSLLANLVIFHNTLDIADVVRELQAEGEVIDPLDLAQISPT, encoded by the coding sequence GTGAGGGCGAATGACCCGGTCGAGCAGGAGAAGGACGTGAAGTTCACCTCTCTGCTGGCCAATCTGGTGATCTTCCACAACACCCTGGACATCGCGGACGTGGTTCGCGAGCTGCAGGCTGAGGGTGAGGTCATCGACCCGCTCGACCTGGCTCAGATCTCCCCGACCTGA
- a CDS encoding DUF4253 domain-containing protein has protein sequence MHTERARSGLWPLLLDALDPNDGEFRPWGSGEVFPEQMSSPASHDPAGLLAQWWATYTAVDEDDDVLDVKRRLAVTAPFGEVWPGLAASRGTVTNPEQLASEFAEAFLTDCPRTRLGLVAAPSGAEALTAVGWAGPCNYENDTAKFSAVVRDWEQRFGARVVAVGFSTLHLSIAAPPVSEHEALLVAAEHFAFCPDNIWQGSRPYTLAAYAERITGAHRWDFWWD, from the coding sequence ATGCACACCGAACGCGCACGTTCCGGCTTGTGGCCGCTGCTCCTCGACGCGCTGGACCCGAACGATGGCGAGTTCCGCCCTTGGGGGTCCGGGGAGGTCTTCCCTGAGCAGATGTCCTCCCCGGCAAGCCATGATCCTGCCGGCCTCCTCGCACAGTGGTGGGCGACCTACACGGCCGTCGATGAAGACGACGACGTGCTCGACGTCAAAAGGCGCCTCGCGGTTACGGCCCCCTTCGGAGAGGTATGGCCCGGTCTTGCGGCCAGCCGGGGGACGGTAACGAACCCTGAGCAACTGGCCTCAGAGTTCGCGGAGGCGTTCCTCACCGACTGCCCGCGGACACGTCTTGGACTGGTTGCCGCACCGTCCGGTGCCGAAGCGCTGACAGCCGTGGGCTGGGCTGGCCCCTGCAACTACGAAAACGACACCGCGAAATTCTCTGCGGTCGTCCGGGATTGGGAACAACGATTCGGAGCCCGTGTCGTCGCGGTCGGGTTTTCCACGCTGCACCTCAGCATCGCCGCACCACCGGTGAGCGAGCATGAGGCTCTGCTGGTTGCAGCCGAGCACTTTGCGTTCTGCCCTGACAACATCTGGCAGGGCAGCAGACCGTACACACTGGCCGCGTATGCCGAGCGGATCACTGGCGCCCACCGCTGGGATTTCTGGTGGGACTGA
- a CDS encoding ATP-dependent DNA ligase, which translates to MALRPPVEPMLAQAVEAVPGPGVLGELAYEQKFDGYRTLLFTPTGPENGLQLQTRHGSLIQDRFPDLVAAADKLPAGLVLDGELVVWDTKAGRLSFEGLQRRTAARGRSARGLAASLPAFFIAFDVLQQDGSELISYPYRQRRLRLEALFAARRLTSPWTLCPMTTDLIKAQQWLESWTEISGLEGIVVKAMNQPYRPGHRGWYKLRRRNTTEAIIGAITGTMIRPQLLLLGRRDAHGHLRSIGRTAPLRAEMARLVGGNVIAANAGHPWEGWRFASAWGSRDILDVTLVRPDLVAEISADTAVDRSGVFRHAVRFKRLRLDVTVEEVPLFSAGPSAATG; encoded by the coding sequence GTGGCGTTGCGACCGCCGGTTGAGCCGATGCTGGCGCAGGCCGTGGAGGCAGTGCCGGGCCCCGGCGTGCTGGGTGAGCTGGCATACGAGCAGAAATTCGACGGCTACCGGACCCTGCTGTTCACCCCCACCGGGCCGGAAAATGGCCTTCAGCTGCAGACCCGGCACGGGTCGCTGATCCAGGACCGGTTCCCCGACCTCGTTGCCGCGGCGGACAAGCTGCCCGCCGGCCTGGTCCTGGACGGGGAACTCGTCGTCTGGGACACGAAGGCGGGCCGGCTGTCCTTTGAGGGGTTGCAGCGCCGCACCGCTGCCCGCGGCCGCAGCGCACGCGGGCTCGCCGCGTCCCTGCCCGCCTTCTTCATCGCGTTCGACGTCCTGCAGCAGGACGGAAGCGAACTGATCAGCTACCCCTACCGCCAACGCCGCCTCCGGCTGGAAGCACTGTTCGCCGCGCGCCGGCTCACATCCCCCTGGACGCTGTGCCCGATGACAACGGACCTGATCAAGGCCCAGCAGTGGCTTGAGTCCTGGACCGAGATCTCCGGCCTCGAAGGCATCGTGGTCAAAGCCATGAACCAGCCCTACCGACCAGGACACAGGGGTTGGTACAAACTACGTCGCCGGAACACGACGGAGGCGATCATCGGCGCCATCACCGGAACCATGATCCGACCACAGCTCCTCCTCCTGGGCCGCCGCGACGCGCACGGTCACCTCCGCTCGATCGGCCGCACAGCCCCGCTGCGTGCCGAGATGGCGCGCCTGGTCGGAGGCAACGTGATCGCGGCCAATGCCGGACACCCATGGGAGGGCTGGCGGTTCGCATCGGCGTGGGGGAGCCGGGACATCCTGGATGTCACCCTCGTCCGCCCCGACCTCGTGGCGGAGATCAGCGCCGATACCGCCGTCGACCGAAGCGGCGTCTTCCGGCACGCGGTCCGCTTCAAACGGCTGCGCCTGGACGTGACCGTGGAGGAGGTACCGCTGTTCAGTGCCGGTCCGAGCGCCGCAACTGGCTGA